ACCAAAACATGTTATgtaaactgagaaaaatgatGTCAGGTTTATAAGCCTGACACAGGCTTCAGCAGAACCACTTGTACACATAAAATATGTTTGACTTATTACGCAATTGTACTGCTTTACTGATAACAGTTGTTTTATGTGTCTAGTGTGGCTTGTCAGGGAactcccttttcccctccccttgctttaaaaaaaaaaaatgtatatgtgCTGATAgggatttatttctgtttctttgttttttttatatcCCGTTTCTGGCTACGTGCAACCTTGTTGTTTTTGACCCCCTGCAATCACCAACGTCCGTGGGTTCCTTTCCACTGACTAATGGCCACCTACAGCAGACACTTGCACTAACTGCTCCGCGGAGGAAGCGGACATCACTGAAGCATCGGCCGCAGATGGCTCGCCCGTCTTCTCTTGTTTACCGTCTCCCTTGGAACACTTGCCGGAGGCCAGCGAGTCTTGCTTCATCCAGTTTGAGTCGTGTCCCATGGAGGAGAGCTGGTTTATCACCCCTCCCCCATGTTTTACTGCAGGTGGATTAACCACTATCAAAGTGGAAACTAGTCCGATGGAGAACCTCCTAATAGAGCATCCCAGCATGTCTGTGTATGCTGTCCACAATACCTGTCACAGCCTTAATGAGACTGGATGTGGAGATGAGGAGTTTCACAGCCCAGGTAGTCCCAGGTATGTCTGACTTCTCTTGTCAAGGAGCTCTGCTGAAAATATCTGGTTTCTACTTGATCAGCTTAGACACCTAATACTGAATGCTCCAGCTTATTTCAGAGCAAGTGAATAAAGCATGAATACACAAGGTGGGTAGGGTGGtccaggctgcctgcctgcttaGAAAAATCTTACAAAAGATGACTGTCAGGAAACAGTTGGGTGTGCTGTTTTGACACTGCAATGAATATTTATGAAGCCTGATTGTTCCCTTGCAGAATACGCTCCACTCCTGTTGAAACTGGTGGCAGCTAATCGTATAGCTGATAATGTAGATTTGAAAGCACTTTGCCCCCTCCATAGCTATGTGTATTTTTCATAACTGTTAGTGAGTACCATCTTAGTCACCTTATGAgatgaaaaaatactgctttaacTATCCTGACAGGGAAGtctgttttggtattttttgttCCTCAACTTAGTGATAGATTAGGACAGGATTAAATTTTTCCACAGGTGGCTTGTGgaacaaaagcaaactgaaatattctacAAAACTTACTCCCctcaaggtaaaaaaaattatgctgcaAACTTCTACTTTTAGCAACGTAAGAAGTGGTGCTG
Above is a genomic segment from Ciconia boyciana chromosome 2, ASM3463844v1, whole genome shotgun sequence containing:
- the TP53INP1 gene encoding tumor protein p53-inducible nuclear protein 1 isoform X4, giving the protein MFQRLNNMLMGEINSLSSQEPEFSEKEDDEWILVDFIDTCTNCSAEEADITEASAADGSPVFSCLPSPLEHLPEASESCFIQFESCPMEESWFITPPPCFTAGGLTTIKVETSPMENLLIEHPSMSVYAVHNTCHSLNETGCGDEEFHSPGSPRAKKSCLRHTGTTGGPK
- the TP53INP1 gene encoding tumor protein p53-inducible nuclear protein 1 isoform X3, encoding MFQRLNNMLMGEINSLSSQEPEFSEKEDDEWILVDFIADTCTNCSAEEADITEASAADGSPVFSCLPSPLEHLPEASESCFIQFESCPMEESWFITPPPCFTAGGLTTIKVETSPMENLLIEHPSMSVYAVHNTCHSLNETGCGDEEFHSPGSPRAKKSCLRHTGTTGGPK